The Rhodothermales bacterium genome segment GTCGGTCTCGGTTACGATCCGCTTCGCGGTCCGAAATGCTGTGTGCATGAGGCGGTGCAGGATGGCCCCGACACGGGATTCGTCGACCGCCCACCGGTAGGCGTCCTTGATCTGGTTGAGGATCTGGCCGTCTCCGATGACCATCGACTGCATGCCGGAGGTCACCTCGAGCACGTGCCGCACCGCCTCCTCATCGCGTTTCTCGAACGATCCGTTTTCGGGCCACGGGCAGCCGGCTTCCCGCGCCAGCGCGACCCGGACGCGATCGATGTCGGCGTCGTTACCATAGAGATAACACTCGGTCCGGTTGCAGGTGCTCAACAGGACGAGTTCGGCATGCCGGGACAGCGGGAGCGACCTGTAGAGCGAGCGCACGTCTGCCTCGGACCGGTTGAATCGTTCGCGAAGATCCAGCGCAGCGGTCGTGTGATTAAGACCGAAGGCTACGAACTGCATGATGGGAGATTCCAACGCCGCGTGAGGGATTTGAATGGTACAATCAGTTGACGATCGGATGGCAAGCTTCGCGCCGAAGACGCATCCCTGTATTTCTTCTCATCGAGCGGCACATCCTGCCGGCACCCCTCGCGCCCGGTCGCCTTCCGCCCCTCTGCAAGGCGATATCGGGTTGCGGGATGCACGATGCAGGATTCCTTCAAAAAAACGTGCCCGTGATCGGAGATTCCGCACCCGTATATCCGGCATCGGATGTGCGCGGCGCAAGAGGGCGCGGGATCGGTGTTGCAGCAAAAATGCGCCCCGGATAAAAACCCGGCGACGGGTAACGGATAAAAGAACCAACGTGACGCAATGCCGTTCGTTACGAGATAGCCTATGAACAGATTCTTCAAACGCCTGATGGGCGATAATTCGTATCCCGAGATGTCGGCTGACGCCCGGATCGGTTTTTTGCCGCTCGACTCCGATGCGGCCTGGAACGACGTGATCGCGCGATCGGAGCGTGAACCGGTCGTGGTATTCAAGCACAGCCTGACTTGCGGCATCAGCGCCGGCGCGCGGCGTCGCATGCTGGAAATGGGTTCGCCGGGCGACCCGCCCGTCTACGAACTGGTCGTGCAGCACGCCCGGCCCCTGTCGAATGCGATCGCCACGTCGCTCGGCGTGCGGCACGAGAGCCCTCAGGTGCTGGTTCTGCACGCCGGCCGCGTCGTTTTTCACACATCCCACGGCAGCATCACGCCGGACCGGGTGCGCGCCGCCGCGCAGGAGTCGAGAATCGCATGACACGCCCTATACCCCTTTTCGTCGTTGCCCTGCTGCTCGTCCTCTCCGGCTGCGGCAAACCGGCCGCAACGCCTCCCGCGGAGCCGGCGGAGATCGCGATGAACGCCATCCAGAGCCCCGTCGACCGCGAAGCGCCCGACCTGACGCTGGTCGGGCTCGACGGCGCCCCCCTCCAGCTCGCCTCGCTCAAAGGCAAGGTGCTGCTCGTCAACTTCTGGGCCACCTGGTGCGCCCCCTGCCGGGAGGAAATCCCCGACCTCATCGCGCTGCAGGACAAGCTGGGCGACGAAGCCTTCGCCGTCATCGGCGTCGCCTCGATCCTCTACGACGAGGAAGTCGACGAGGTGCGGGCGTTTGTGGCGGACAACGGCATGGATTACCCCATCGTGCTGGACAAGGGACCGGCCGGCGAAGCGTTCGGCGGGGTCTTCGCGCTGCCCACGACCTATATCATCGACCGCCAGTTCGTCGTGCGCCACCGCACGATCGGGATGCCGGACGCCAGCCTCGAACCCCTCATCACCGAGCTGATCGCGGCCGACTGATGGATTCGCTTACCCAACTCGCCCTGGGCGCGGCGATCGGTGAGGCGACCCTGGGCAAACGCGAGGGCAACAAGGCCATCCTCTGGGGCGCGATCATCGGGACCGTGCCCGATCTGGACATCATGCTGTACCCGTTCATCGACGAGGTGCAGGAGCTGGCCGTCCATCGCGGGCTCTCTCATTCGATCTTTTTTGCGGTTGGATTCTCGCTGCTGCTCGGCCGGCTGCTCGTCAGCGTCTACGGCGGCAAACGAACGTCCTGGCTCGCGTGGGCCTGGATGTCGTTCCTCGCGCTCCTCACCCATGCGCTGCTCGACAGCTTCACGCACTACGGCA includes the following:
- the ytxJ gene encoding bacillithiol system redox-active protein YtxJ, whose product is MNRFFKRLMGDNSYPEMSADARIGFLPLDSDAAWNDVIARSEREPVVVFKHSLTCGISAGARRRMLEMGSPGDPPVYELVVQHARPLSNAIATSLGVRHESPQVLVLHAGRVVFHTSHGSITPDRVRAAAQESRIA
- a CDS encoding TlpA disulfide reductase family protein codes for the protein MTRPIPLFVVALLLVLSGCGKPAATPPAEPAEIAMNAIQSPVDREAPDLTLVGLDGAPLQLASLKGKVLLVNFWATWCAPCREEIPDLIALQDKLGDEAFAVIGVASILYDEEVDEVRAFVADNGMDYPIVLDKGPAGEAFGGVFALPTTYIIDRQFVVRHRTIGMPDASLEPLITELIAAD